In the genome of Oscarella lobularis chromosome 1, ooOscLobu1.1, whole genome shotgun sequence, one region contains:
- the LOC136197435 gene encoding probable serine/threonine-protein kinase drkC has protein sequence MSGLSGSIIGLIQQYKISSYCLLLLLLLLLLLQLRVVASAGAQRFDIQAFRAVNGSDELTVASCWSDVAFGSRSVTWRLNGLPVDFATNTRFSSSSKADAHSTHFFLQIKSPLSSDNGTVVTCQPEGYKESDAALFIVYDSAPVVEVIGDADVTVEEETLFQPRVRIFFSGGNLYLLYYQNEMQLGLETNVDGVYGTKDVLLSPLKVLKGMSGPLSVLVSLDGLSFSYSIFNLTVISRIVATPTAAFTSPSSDDGDPTTKSIGKLNSSSNSSSSAKYTTPAITPSPPNPTSTSPQSTSAYDNSSLVPFTSESLDKNSKSLAVIAGSISGGVLLLVILVVALVLIYAKLRKKKSVSIEDPLRRISQSEIVYDEERDFLGSGCSGEVYRARLKTSKEVVAIKVFLKRRVLPQQSTLLDKEARILLRIKPHPHILSLIGISTSPRFYALVMEYIGGGDLFQVLTSTDDRSIELWDNRLDIANQIALGMSHLHKNEPTVIHLDLKSNNVLVNKKTRGGRTIYICKICDFGLAKMTNVSSVTQYRQEGQTPGGTVTYIAPERYQSVTYGTEDGKEKREIAKKSDVFSYGILLWEIKERDRPYEGMPNEAIHLRTKAGCPLPKGKVEAPRDYTSLLSNCVRFNPLERPSFDEIVSFLGTKQTTL, from the exons ATGAG TGGTCTTTCTGGCTCGATTATTGGTTTGATACAGCAATACAAGATCTCAAGCTACTGCTTgttactgctgctgctgctgctgctgctgctgcaacTTCGGGTGGTTGCTAGTGCCG GAGCTCAACGATTCGACATCCAAGCATTCCGAGCCGTCAACGGTTCCGACGAATTAACCGTCGCTTCTTGCTGGAGTGACGTCGCGTTCGGATCTCGGTCCGTTACGTGGCGACTGAACGGCCTTCCTGTGGACTTCGCAACGAACACTCGCTTCTCGTCAAGCTCAAAAGCCGACGCACATTCGACtcacttctttcttcagatcAAGTCGCCGCTGAGCAGCGACAACGGTACGGTCGTCACATGCCAACCCGAGGGCtacaaagaaagcgacgcgGCTCTTTTCATCGTATACG ATTCCGCTCCCGTAGTCGAAGTCATTGGAGATGCTGATGTCACAGTAGAGGAAGAGACTTTGTTTCAACCCCGAGTTCGAATCTTTTTCTCGGGAGGAAACCTCTACTTGTTGTATTACCAGAATGAAATGCAACTTGGTTTGGAAACGAATGTCGATGGTGTTTACGGAACAAAAGATGTATTATTGTCACCGCTAAAAGTTCTCAAGGGCATGAGCGGCCCATTATCGGTCCTTGTTTCTTTGGATGGACTGTCCTTTTCTTATtctatttttaatttgactGTTATCAGTCGAATTGTTGCAACACCCACAGCAGCATTTACATCGCCGTCATCAG ATGACGGTGATCCCACTACAAAGTCTATTGGTAAACtaaacagcagcagcaacagcagtaGCAGTGCAAAATATACAACTCCGGCAATTACTCCGAGTCCTCCGAATCCTACATCTACAAGTCCTCAGTCAACAAGTGCGTATGATAATTCTAGTCTTGTGCCTTTTACATCAGAATCTTTGGATAAAAACA gcaaGTCATTGGCAGTCATTGCTGGCTCCATTTCTGGGGGCGTTTTACTTCTTGTTATCCTCGTAGTGGCGTTGGTCTTAATTTATGCCAaactaagaaagaaaaagtctgTTAGTATAGAGGATCCGCTACGTCGAATCAGTCAGAGTGAAATTGTgtacgacgaagaacgtGATTTTCTCGGCAGCGGCTGCAGTGGCGAAGTCTATCGCGCAAGACTAAAGACAAGCAAGGAGGTTGTAGCAATCAAAGTTTTTCTAAAGAGACGAGTATTACCACA GCAATCGACGCTGTTAGACAAAGAGGCTAGAATTCTATTGAGAATTAAGCCGCATCCTCATATTCTCAGTCTTATTGGCATCAGCACTTCTCCTAGATTCTACGCATTGGTCATGGAGTACATCGGTGGTGGTGACTTGTTTCAAGTCTTAACCTCCACTGATGATCGCAGCATAGAGCTGTGGGACAATCGTCTCGACATTGCCAATCAAATCGCTCTGGGAATGTCTCATCTGCACAAGAACGAACCAACCGTCATTCATCTCGACCTCAAGTCAAACAACGTTCTTGTGAACAAGAAAACGcgaggaggaagaacgatatatatatgcaaA ATTTGCGATTTTGGTCTTGCAAAAATGACCAACGTTAGCTCTGTGACTCAGTACCGCCAAGAGGGCCAGACTCCTGGAGGCACTGTTACGTACATCGCACCGGAACGATATCAGTCGGTCACGTACGGCACCGAGGAtgggaaagaaaagagagaaatcgcCAAGAAATCAGACGTCTTCAGTTACGGAATTCTACTATGGGAAATTAAAGAACGAGACCGTCCGTACGAAG GAATGCCGAACGAAGCAATTCACTTACGCACGAAAGCGGGATGTCCACTCCCAAAGGGAAAAGTCGAGGCTCCGCGAGATTACACATCTCTTCTGAGTAACTGCGTCAGGTTCAATCCTTTAGAGAGGCCCTCGTTTGATGAAATCGTCAGTTTCCTAGGAACTAAACAAACTACTCTCTAA
- the LOC136197506 gene encoding immunoglobulin superfamily DCC subclass member 3-like, whose amino-acid sequence MDYILLLMIYVAVQRLAGATVELKLTSNPLPTPDQTATFLCTVTGSGTIIRWEKDNTVLNLTNPRYVSTQKLSSLDILSLVKTDSGMYQCVAMVSGIEESDFFYLDVLVNPEISYKPLTVATEGESVTLGCPCQYFTKMSWTFNGVNVSYKPGYSLNQEKTNLTINRVSRVHAGQYVCTAVNHNQHYTATGTPSLVVYYAADAVLRGPVNGTAIEGNDVNFYCNTSGLPTPRLEWKKNDMLVSELGSSRYEIRLDGKVLSISSAQTSDTGNYSCSVDNSVGGTSKFLRLTVEGPPSPPKLLTANITIYANSIRMYVNWTVPFSGNSAIKGYTLHYRQKGDAFWHMMLVHSSQVSATVPIPINLSDLRDFEFYVTAANRHGSSEESALLQVSSNSFIVVATPSSSSEPTETEKGGFSDSDIVIVVAVSGFTVCILTTAALIMLVYRRQRWALYHPRDPNGPVPILRVRSSLSESSTASETQV is encoded by the exons ATGGACTACATCCTGCTTCTCATGATCTACGTGGCAGTGCAAAGACTCGCAG GAGCAACGGTGGAGCTAAAATTGACATCGAATCCTTTGCCCACGCCCGATCAAACGGCCACATTTTTATGCACTGTGACCGGTTCTGGTACTATAATTCGCTGGGAAAAAGACAATACGGTGCTCAATCTAACGAACCCTCGCTACGTATCAACACAAAAACTGTCATCTCTTGACATCCTGTCTTTGGTGAAAACAGATTCCGGAATGTATCAATGTGTCGCTATGGTTAGCGGAATAGAAGAGAGCGACTTCTTCTATCTTGATGTATTAG TGAACCCGGAAATTTCTTATAAACCGCTCACTGTCGCAACGGAAGGTGAGTCAGTCACTCTCGGTTGTCCATGTCAATACTTCACCAAAATGAGTTGGACGTTTAATGGAGTTAACGTCAGTTATAAACCAGGCTATAGTTTGAAccaagagaagacgaaccTGACGATAAATCGAGTGTCTCGAGTGCACGCTGGGCAATACGTTTGTACTGCTGTCAACCACAATCAACATTATACGGCGACGGGTACACCCTCTCTGGTAGTCTACT ATGCCGCTGATGCCGTTCTTCGTGGTCCGGTAAACGGAACCGCTATCGAAGGCAATGATGTGAACTTTTACTGCAATACATCTGGACTTCCCACGCCACGATTAGAGTGGAAGAAAAATGATATGCTCGTTTCGGAGTTGGGAAGCAGTCGGTATGAAATCAGGTTAGACGGAAAAGTTCTATCGATCTCGAGCGCCCAGACGAGCGATACGGGCAACTACTCTTGCTCTGTCGACAATAGCGTAGGTGGAACATCTAAGTTTCTGCGATTAACCGTAGAAG GACCCCCATCCCCGCCGAAGCTCTTGACGGCTAACATAACTATCTATGCCAATTCTATTAGAATGTACGTCAATTGGACTGTTCCCTTCAGTGGGAATAGTGCCATAAAGGGGTATACATTGCATTATCGACAAAAAGGAGACGCCTTTTGGCATATGATGCTGGTACACAGCTCCCAAGTCTCTGCCACTGTGCCAATACCTATCAACTTATCTGACTTGAGAGATTTTGAGTTCTACGTTACAGCTGCCAATCGCCACGGATCGTCTGAAGAATCGGCCCTTCTTCAAGTATCTTCGAATAGTTTTATTGTCGTAGCAACACCAAGTTCGTCGTCAGAACCAACAG aaacagaaaaaggagGTTTCTCAGATTCGGACATTGTCATTGTCGTTGCCGTTTCTGGTTTTACAGTTTGTATCTTGACTACAGCTGCTCTAATTATGTTGGTTTATAGACGACAGCGTTGGGCTCTTTATCATCCACGTGATCCAAATGGACCGGTACCAATTCTTCGGGTCAGATCTTCCTTATCAGAGTCTTCGACTGCAAGCGAAACCCAAGTATGA
- the LOC136197558 gene encoding uncharacterized protein isoform X2, with protein MSDLSGSIVGSIQQCKVSSYCLLLLLLLLQLRVVASAGGAHRFEIQTFRTVNGSDEFTVASCWSDVAFGYRPVTWRLNGLPVDFATNTRFSSSSKADAHSTRFFLQIKSPLSSDNGTVVTCQPEGYKESDAALFIVYDSAPVVEVIGDADVTVEEETLFQPRVRIFFSGGNLYLMYYQNEMQLGLETNVNGVYGTKDVSLSPLKVLKGMSGPLSVLVSLDGLPFSYPIFNLTVISRTVATPTTAPPSSTAAPSYNYSTKSINSNSAEMTSSAVTSVSSAFVTTRRTPANSVTVATTITASMESSPASSVHKNGGELLPVILGVSISFGVVFLGLLIVALILIRRKRNKFCTRTERIQNRSQDAETMQVRVTGQHNGATRAEGSFSVEDLANDVMDDQQKENERTREEVRRENQKTREEIRKENEKTREKIRLAEASNSKGILKEPERISTAL; from the exons ATGAG TGATCTTTCTGGTTCGATTGTTGGTTCGATACAGCAATGTAAAGTCTCAAGCTACTGcttgctactgctgctgttgctgctgcaaCTTCGGGTGGTTGCAAGTGCCG GAGGAGCGCACCGATTCGAAATCCAGACATTCCGAACGGTCAACGGTTCCGACGAATTTACCGTCGCTTCGTGCTGGAGTGACGTCGCGTTCGGATATCGGCCCGTTACGTGGCGACTGAATGGTCTTCCTGTGGACTTCGCAACGAACACTCGCTTCTCGTCAAGCTCAAAAGCGGACGCACATTCGActcgcttctttcttcagatcAAGTCACCGCTGAGCAGCGACAACGGTACGGTCGTCACATGCCAACCCGAGGGCtacaaagaaagcgacgcaGCTCTTTTCATCGTATACG ATTCCGCTCCCGTAGTCGAAGTCATTGGAGATGCTGATGTCACAGTAGAGGAAGAGACTTTGTTTCAACCTCGAGTTCGAATCTTTTTCTCGGGAGGAAACCTCTACCTGATGTATTACCAGAATGAAATGCAACTTGGTTTGGAAACGAATGTCAATGGTGTTTACGGAACAAAAGATGTGTCATTGTCACCGCTAAAAGTTCTCAAGGGCATGAGCGGCCCTTTATCTGTCCTTGTTTCTTTGGATGGACTGCCCTTTTCTTATcctatttttaatttgactGTTATCAGTCGCACTGTTGCAACACCCACAACGGCACCACCATCATCAACGGCGGCACCATCAT ATAACTATTCTACAAAATCTATAAATAGCAATAGTGCAGAAATGACAAGTTCAGCAGTCACTTCGGTCAGTTCTGCTTTTGTAACGACGAGGCGTACTCCAGCAAACTCGGTTACTGTTGCTACTACGATAACAGCGTCGATGGAATCTTCTCCAGCGTCTTCTGTGCATAAAAATGGCG gcGAGTTATTGCCAGTCATTTTGGGTGTCTCCATAAGCTTtggagtcgtttttcttggGCTCTTAATAGTGGCACTAATTTTGATTCGCCGCAAGCGAAATAAATTCTGTACTAGAACCGAGAGAATACAAAATCGCAGTCAGGATGCTGAAACCATGCAAGTTAGAGTAACCG GGCAGCACAATGGGGCAACCAGAGCCGAAGGAAGC TTCTCTGTTGAGGATTTGGCTAACGATGTGATGGATGAccagcaaaaagaaaatgagagaacgagagaagaagtcaggagagaaaatcaaaaaacaAGAGAGgaaattagaaaagaaaatgagaagaCAAGAGAAAAGATTCGTTTAGCT GAAGCTTCAAATTCCAAAGGGATTTTGAAAGAGCCTGAAAGGATTTCGACTGCACTATAA
- the LOC136197614 gene encoding protein sidekick-1-like, which produces MVNGIEENDFVYLDILVNPEISYKPFTVATEGETVTLGCPCKYFTKMGWTFNGVNVSRKPGYSLNREKTYLTINRVSRVHAGQYVCTAVNHNQPYTATGTLSLVVHYAADAVLRGPVNGTVIEGDDVDFYCNASGLPTPQIEWKKNEMLVSELGSSRYEIRLDGKVLSISSVQTSDTSNYTCFVNNSIGGTSKFLRLTVEGPPFSPKLLKANITIINANSISMYVHWTVPFNGNSAIKGYTLYYRQKGHAFWHVMLVHSSQVSATVPINLSDSRDFEFYVTAANLHGSSEESAILQVSANSFLDFAPPSSSSEPTDMEDDGLSESSVIAVAVSDESVGLFIRTSQTGRYKCFGSDLPYHSLRSLRLQAKPKYDSGIQSLYGCFLKIKIILGLYRNGTMQARSSN; this is translated from the exons ATGGTTAATGGAATAGAAGAGAACGACTTCGTATATCTTGACATATTAG TGAACCCTGAAATTTCTTATAAACCATTCACTGTCGCAACTGAAGGTGAGACAGTCACTCTCGGTTGTCCATGCAAATACTTCACCAAAATGGGTTGGACGTTTAATGGAGTTAACGTCAGTCGTAAACCGGGCTATAGTTTGAACCGAGAGAAGACCTATCTGACAATCAATCGAGTGTCTCGGGTGCACGCCGGGCAATACGTTTGTACTGCGGTCAACCACAATCAACCTTACACGGCGACGGGTACACTCTCTCTGGTTGTCCATT ATGCCGCTGATGCCGTTCTTCGCGGTCCGGTAAATGGAACCGTcatcgaaggcgacgatgtGGACTTCTACTGCAATGCATCTGGACTTCCCACGCCACAAATAGAgtggaagaaaaacgagatgCTCGTTTCAGAGTTGGGAAGCAGTCGGTATGAAATCAGGTTAGACGGAAAAGTTCTATCGATCTCAAGCGTCCAGACGAGCGATACGAGCAACTACACTTGCTTTGTCAACAATAGCATAGGCGGAACATCTAAGTTTCTCCGATTAACCGTAGAAG GACCGCCCTTCTCGCCGAAGCTCTTGAAGGCTAACATAACTATCATCAATGCCAACTCTATTAGCATGTATGTCCATTGGACTGTTCCCTTCAACGGGAATAGTGCCATAAAAGGGTATACATTGTACTATCGCCAAAAAGGACACGCCTTTTGGCATGTAATGCTGGTACACAGCTCCCAAGTCTCTGCCACTGTGCCTATCAACTTATCTGACTCGAGAGATTTTGAGTTCTACGTCACGGCTGCGAATCTACACGGATCGTCTGAAGAATCGGCCATTCTTCAAGTATCTGCGAATAGTTTTCTTGACTTTGCACCACCAAGTTCGTCGTCAGAACCAACAG ATATGGAAGACGACGGTCTCTCGGAGTCAAGTGTTATTGCCGTTGCTGTTTCTG ACGAAAGCGTTGGGCTCTTTATCCGCACGAGCCAAACGGGACGGTACAAATGCTTCGGGTCAGATCTTCCTTATCACAGTCTTCGCAGCCTTCGATTGCAAGCGAAACCCAAGTATGACTCTGGTATTCAAAGTTTGTACGGTTgttttctaaaaattaaaataattttggGTCTATATCGTAATGGCACTATGCAGGCCAGATCTTCTAATTAA